One segment of Channa argus isolate prfri chromosome 17, Channa argus male v1.0, whole genome shotgun sequence DNA contains the following:
- the si:dkey-71h2.2 gene encoding low density lipoprotein receptor adapter protein 1 isoform X3, protein MTNNILYKPKVERVAPTEVNKPQKSMRDQKCSKVIGECRSSVLKKEGSRLSLSGALWKGHAAPEGWTDTPLTLETVQRAPLLLGCSHCHRGRGGAERNRLGTWLSGLFSSPLSTWCISRRAQPACAKLPAVWRPGNPPAGEPTHLGMDALKSAGRAIIKSPGVPRHTWGTSKHEKLPENWTDTKETLLEGMVFNVKYLGMTLVGQPKGEDMASAAIRRIVATARASAKKFRKVTLTVSPKGIIITDTETTDLIENVSIYRISYCTADKTQDKVFAYVSQSQFNETLECHAFLCQKRKIAQAVTLTVAQAFKVALDLWEIAQEDKSKKARTCSCAASNGQTHSTDTQCVPAELESHTPVGMEERHRRPLFSASLSSPSPRSNPTRRWPIKHDSWDAEDGFDDAFPSNMEVEEMDTGVAAASHVPPSNPVLCILLSHAN, encoded by the exons ATgacaaacaacatactgtacaaaccAAAGGTGGAAAGAGTCGCTCCAACAGAGGTCAATAAACCACAGAAAAGCATGAGAGACCAAAAGTGCAGTAAAGTCATTGGTGAGTGCAGGAGCTCCGTACTGAAAAAAGAGGGTAGTCGTCTTTCATTGAGTGGAGCACTTTGGAAGGGTCATGCAGCTCCTGAAGGTTGGACGGACACGCCCTTAACTTTGGAGACGGTGCAGCGGGCTCCGCTTCTCCTCGGCTGCTCACATTGTCACCGTgggagaggaggagcagagagaaACAGGCTGGGGACTTGGCTCAGTGGACTCTTCTCTTCGCCTTTATCTACTTGGTGCATCAGCCGTCGAGCTCAGCCTGCTTGCGCTAAGCTCCCTGCGGTCTGGAGACCTGGGAATCCACCTGCCGGAGAGCCGACACACCTCGGGATGGACGCCCTGAAATCCGCCGGCAGAGCGATTATCAAGAGCCCCGGAGTTCCGCGGCACACATGGGGAACTTCCAAGCACGAGA AGCTGCCAGAGAACTGGACAGACACCAAAGAGACCCTACTGGAGGGGATGGTGTTCAATGTGAAGTACCTGGGGATGACTCTGGTAGGCCAGCCAAAGGGAGAGGACATGGCTTcagctgccattcgcagaattGTTGCCACA GCCAGAGCCAGTGCTAAAAAGTTTCGAAAAGTAACTCTGACGGTTTCACCAAAAGGCATCATcatcacagacacagagactaCAGACCTCATAGAGAATGTCTCTATATACag AATCTCCTATTGCACAGCAGATAAAACTCAGGATAAGGTCTTTGCATATGTCTCTCAGAGTCAGTTTAACGAGACACTGGAGTGCCATGCGTTTCTCTGCCAAAAGAGGAAGATT GCTCAGGCTGTGACATTAACGGTCGCCCAGGCCTTTAAAGTAGCCTTGGATCTTTGGGAGATTGCTCAGGAAG ACAAAAGTAAGAAGGCCAGGACCTGTTCCTGTGCAGCAAGCAACGGGCAGACACACTCAACAGACACTCAGTGTGTTCCAGCAG AACTGGAGTCACACACGCCTGTTGGGATGGAGGAGAGGCACCGAAGGCCTTTATTCTCTGCCTCACTCAGCTCGCCATCGCCTCGTAGTAACCCCACTCGAAGGTGGCCAATCAAACATGACTCGTGG gatgcagaggatggattcgatgATGCGTTTCCAAG
- the si:dkey-71h2.2 gene encoding low density lipoprotein receptor adapter protein 1 isoform X2, with protein MTNNILYKPKVERVAPTEVNKPQKSMRDQKCSKVIGECRSSVLKKEGSRLSLSGALWKGHAAPEGWTDTPLTLETVQRAPLLLGCSHCHRGRGGAERNRLGTWLSGLFSSPLSTWCISRRAQPACAKLPAVWRPGNPPAGEPTHLGMDALKSAGRAIIKSPGVPRHTWGTSKHEKLPENWTDTKETLLEGMVFNVKYLGMTLVGQPKGEDMASAAIRRIVATARASAKKFRKVTLTVSPKGIIITDTETTDLIENVSIYRISYCTADKTQDKVFAYVSQSQFNETLECHAFLCQKRKIAQAVTLTVAQAFKVALDLWEIAQEDKSKKARTCSCAASNGQTHSTDTQCVPAGSTTELNTAECPTELESHTPVGMEERHRRPLFSASLSSPSPRSNPTRRWPIKHDSWDAEDGFDDAFPSNMEVEEMDTDWPSPAPNPSLTMKL; from the exons ATgacaaacaacatactgtacaaaccAAAGGTGGAAAGAGTCGCTCCAACAGAGGTCAATAAACCACAGAAAAGCATGAGAGACCAAAAGTGCAGTAAAGTCATTGGTGAGTGCAGGAGCTCCGTACTGAAAAAAGAGGGTAGTCGTCTTTCATTGAGTGGAGCACTTTGGAAGGGTCATGCAGCTCCTGAAGGTTGGACGGACACGCCCTTAACTTTGGAGACGGTGCAGCGGGCTCCGCTTCTCCTCGGCTGCTCACATTGTCACCGTgggagaggaggagcagagagaaACAGGCTGGGGACTTGGCTCAGTGGACTCTTCTCTTCGCCTTTATCTACTTGGTGCATCAGCCGTCGAGCTCAGCCTGCTTGCGCTAAGCTCCCTGCGGTCTGGAGACCTGGGAATCCACCTGCCGGAGAGCCGACACACCTCGGGATGGACGCCCTGAAATCCGCCGGCAGAGCGATTATCAAGAGCCCCGGAGTTCCGCGGCACACATGGGGAACTTCCAAGCACGAGA AGCTGCCAGAGAACTGGACAGACACCAAAGAGACCCTACTGGAGGGGATGGTGTTCAATGTGAAGTACCTGGGGATGACTCTGGTAGGCCAGCCAAAGGGAGAGGACATGGCTTcagctgccattcgcagaattGTTGCCACA GCCAGAGCCAGTGCTAAAAAGTTTCGAAAAGTAACTCTGACGGTTTCACCAAAAGGCATCATcatcacagacacagagactaCAGACCTCATAGAGAATGTCTCTATATACag AATCTCCTATTGCACAGCAGATAAAACTCAGGATAAGGTCTTTGCATATGTCTCTCAGAGTCAGTTTAACGAGACACTGGAGTGCCATGCGTTTCTCTGCCAAAAGAGGAAGATT GCTCAGGCTGTGACATTAACGGTCGCCCAGGCCTTTAAAGTAGCCTTGGATCTTTGGGAGATTGCTCAGGAAG ACAAAAGTAAGAAGGCCAGGACCTGTTCCTGTGCAGCAAGCAACGGGCAGACACACTCAACAGACACTCAGTGTGTTCCAGCAG GTTCAACCACTGAGCTGAACACAGCAGAATGTCCTACAG AACTGGAGTCACACACGCCTGTTGGGATGGAGGAGAGGCACCGAAGGCCTTTATTCTCTGCCTCACTCAGCTCGCCATCGCCTCGTAGTAACCCCACTCGAAGGTGGCCAATCAAACATGACTCGTGG gatgcagaggatggattcgatgATGCGTTTCCAAG
- the si:dkey-71h2.2 gene encoding low density lipoprotein receptor adapter protein 1 isoform X1, translated as MTNNILYKPKVERVAPTEVNKPQKSMRDQKCSKVIGECRSSVLKKEGSRLSLSGALWKGHAAPEGWTDTPLTLETVQRAPLLLGCSHCHRGRGGAERNRLGTWLSGLFSSPLSTWCISRRAQPACAKLPAVWRPGNPPAGEPTHLGMDALKSAGRAIIKSPGVPRHTWGTSKHEKLPENWTDTKETLLEGMVFNVKYLGMTLVGQPKGEDMASAAIRRIVATARASAKKFRKVTLTVSPKGIIITDTETTDLIENVSIYRISYCTADKTQDKVFAYVSQSQFNETLECHAFLCQKRKIAQAVTLTVAQAFKVALDLWEIAQEDKSKKARTCSCAASNGQTHSTDTQCVPAGSTTELNTAECPTELESHTPVGMEERHRRPLFSASLSSPSPRSNPTRRWPIKHDSWDAEDGFDDAFPSNMEVEEMDTGVAAASHVPPSNPVLCILLSHAN; from the exons ATgacaaacaacatactgtacaaaccAAAGGTGGAAAGAGTCGCTCCAACAGAGGTCAATAAACCACAGAAAAGCATGAGAGACCAAAAGTGCAGTAAAGTCATTGGTGAGTGCAGGAGCTCCGTACTGAAAAAAGAGGGTAGTCGTCTTTCATTGAGTGGAGCACTTTGGAAGGGTCATGCAGCTCCTGAAGGTTGGACGGACACGCCCTTAACTTTGGAGACGGTGCAGCGGGCTCCGCTTCTCCTCGGCTGCTCACATTGTCACCGTgggagaggaggagcagagagaaACAGGCTGGGGACTTGGCTCAGTGGACTCTTCTCTTCGCCTTTATCTACTTGGTGCATCAGCCGTCGAGCTCAGCCTGCTTGCGCTAAGCTCCCTGCGGTCTGGAGACCTGGGAATCCACCTGCCGGAGAGCCGACACACCTCGGGATGGACGCCCTGAAATCCGCCGGCAGAGCGATTATCAAGAGCCCCGGAGTTCCGCGGCACACATGGGGAACTTCCAAGCACGAGA AGCTGCCAGAGAACTGGACAGACACCAAAGAGACCCTACTGGAGGGGATGGTGTTCAATGTGAAGTACCTGGGGATGACTCTGGTAGGCCAGCCAAAGGGAGAGGACATGGCTTcagctgccattcgcagaattGTTGCCACA GCCAGAGCCAGTGCTAAAAAGTTTCGAAAAGTAACTCTGACGGTTTCACCAAAAGGCATCATcatcacagacacagagactaCAGACCTCATAGAGAATGTCTCTATATACag AATCTCCTATTGCACAGCAGATAAAACTCAGGATAAGGTCTTTGCATATGTCTCTCAGAGTCAGTTTAACGAGACACTGGAGTGCCATGCGTTTCTCTGCCAAAAGAGGAAGATT GCTCAGGCTGTGACATTAACGGTCGCCCAGGCCTTTAAAGTAGCCTTGGATCTTTGGGAGATTGCTCAGGAAG ACAAAAGTAAGAAGGCCAGGACCTGTTCCTGTGCAGCAAGCAACGGGCAGACACACTCAACAGACACTCAGTGTGTTCCAGCAG GTTCAACCACTGAGCTGAACACAGCAGAATGTCCTACAG AACTGGAGTCACACACGCCTGTTGGGATGGAGGAGAGGCACCGAAGGCCTTTATTCTCTGCCTCACTCAGCTCGCCATCGCCTCGTAGTAACCCCACTCGAAGGTGGCCAATCAAACATGACTCGTGG gatgcagaggatggattcgatgATGCGTTTCCAAG